Genomic DNA from Brassica rapa cultivar Chiifu-401-42 chromosome A04, CAAS_Brap_v3.01, whole genome shotgun sequence:
aaaaaattggaCCGTCTAGCGATTTCTTAAACATTAGAGGCTCTGTTCTTTGTTGGTATTGATGGTGtaaatgtttgttttttttataggtTTTTGGGCCTAAAGCGCAACAACGGTCTATATATGACCAAGCTATTGCACCTATTGTTCATGAAGTGTTGGAAGGTTTTAGCTGCACTGTGTTTGCCTATGGACAGACTGGAACTGGGAAGACTTATACTATGGAAGGTGGCATGCGTAAAAAGGTATCTCATTTAGactttcatgtttttttttttgtgacttGGTTTattcatgttgttgttgttgtctagGGAGGGGATTTACCTGCGGAAGCTGGGGTGATTCCACGAGCGGTTCGGCACATATTCGAAACTCTCGAGTCCCAAAAGGCTGACTACAGTATGAAAGTCACGTTCTTGGAGCTGTACAACGAAGAAGTCACAGACTTGTTAGCTCAAGAAGACTCTTCATCAAGATCTTCTTCTGAGGATAAGCAGAAGAAGCCTGTTTCTTTAATGGAAGACGGGAAAGGCTGTGTGGTGTTACGTGGTCTCGAGGAGGAAGTTGTGTACAGTGCTAACGATATATACGCTCTTCTCGAACGAGGCTCATCAAAAAGACGCACGGCGGATACGTTGTTGAATAAAAGAAGCAGCCGCTCTCATTCTGTTTTTACCATCACGGTTCATATTAAGGAAGAGTCTATGGGAGACGAGGAGTTGATCAAATGTGGGAAGCTTAACCTTGTGGATCTAGCGGGCTCCGAGAATATTTTGCGGTCAGGGTCTAGGGATGGTAGGGCGAGAGAAGCTGGGGAGATTAATAAGAGCTTGCTTACATTAGGGCGTGTGATTAATGCGCTTGTGGAACATTCTTCTCATATACCTTACAGGTACTTGCCCTTGTCCTACAACTAAACATTTGTGTGTTTCTTGGAGTATAACGGTAGATCTTTGTCTTTGTAGGGATAGTAAGCTGACAAGGCTTTTAAGGGACTCTCTAGGAGGGAAGACAAAGACTTGTATCATTGCTACCATCTCACCATCTGCTCATTCCTTGGAAGAAACTTTAAGCACTTTGGATTATGCCTATCGTGCTAAGAACATTAAGAACAAACCTGAGGTTTTGTTTACACTATCATATCTCGAAATTAGCTATATTAGGTTTCATCTTTCTAACTTAACTTGTCTATCTTCAGGCAAACCAGAAGTTATCCAAAGCTGTGTTGCTCAAAGATCTTTACTTGGAGCTTGAGAGAATGAAAGAAGGTTTACACTCATAACATCATCTTATTTTTATTACCAAATGAGCTAGTAGATTTGTTGTAACTGATGTAAAATGGATGCAGATGTAAGAGCGGCAAGGGATAGAAATGGTATATACATCGCACAAGAAAGATATACACAAGAAGAGGCTGAAAAGAAGGTTGGTTCAAAGGACGATCCTTAGTTATTTCTATATTCACCTGATGGTCAGAATAATCATTAAGTTATTTCAGGCAAGAACCGAGAGGATAGAACAGTTGGAGAATGATTTAAATCTCGCTGAAAGAGTACGTATGCTCCCACCTTTTCTCTTCCATCTGTTAGAAACTAAACCAAGTTTCTCTGATGGAACTTAAGTGGCTTAAgccctttatcaaaaaaaaaaacttaagtgGCTTCTTCTCTTATGCAGGAAGCTTCCAAGTTCCGTGGGCTTTACACGACTGAGAAAGAGAAGTTACTGGATGTAGAAAGTGACCTTAAGGACTGCAAGGTGATTTACATTCTAGATTACACATGCTTTCAATGAGAGTTTGTCTTGAATTTTCAAACTTTTATGATCCAGAGAAACCTTGATAATACTAACAAGGAGTTGCATGACCTCAAAGAGAATTATATCCAAGTTATCTCAAAGCTAAAGGAAAGGGAAGCCATCATCTCCAGAATGAAAGCCTCAGGTAACAATTCTAGctcatacaaaaatataaaggcTTTTGATTTGTGTTACTGATGTTTTATTGGACAGAGACTACTTTGATCGACCGTGCCAAGGGGCTACGTTCTGATTTGCAGCATGCGTCAAATGATATAAGTTCGCTGTTCACAAGATTAGGTACTTGCTTGTTTCCTATGTTTAGAGCTGAAAACAAGTCTCTGTCAAGTGATGACTTTACTTGTTTCTGCAGACCAAAAGGACAAGCTGGAATCGGAAAACAAGAGCATGCTTCTGAAATTTGGTTCACAGCTTGATCAAAACCTTAAAGAATTGCACAGGACAGTACTTGGATCAGTGTCTCAGCAACAGCAGCAATTAAGAACTATGGAAGAGCATAGTCACTCGTTTCTTGCTCATAAATATGATGTAAGAAGAGACTTGACCATGCCATTTCTTTTCCTTGATCACTGTATGACACTAAGTGGTTGAAACTCACACAGGCAACACGTGATCTGGAATCAAGAATTGGCAGAACAGCAGATACTTATACTTCAGGAGTAGCAGCACTGAAGAAACTCTCTGAAATGCTACAAAAGAAAGCTTCTTTTGATCTGCATAATATGAACTCTTCCATAGGATCACAAATAGAAGCTGTTGAGCAAGTATGAACAAGATAGCGTGATGAAATTTGAAGTGTTTCTATTTCTCAGATGATAATTTAAGTGTCTTTCTCTTCTCAGTTGCTCACAGCATCAGCAAAAGAGGCTGCTAAAGTCGCTGAGGACATCCGGGATTCACTTAGTGATCAGAAGGAGCTCTTAGCTCTTGCTGCAAGACAACAAGAGCAGGTGTTGTGTTAAGTCATATGCTGGTTGATGGTGTCTTGTTAGCTCAATTACTTTTCTGAGGAATTTAATTTCTGATTCTTCTTATCCAGGGCTTGATCAGAAGCATGAGATCTGCCCAAGAAATTTCCAATACTGCTTCAACCATTTTCAGTAACATCTACAACCAAGCTCACAGCATGGTGGAAGCCATTGGAGAAAGCCAAGCAGAGAAATCAAGACAGCTTGCTGCTTTTGAAATGAACTTTAAGGTGAGATTGGACAAACTTTAATAAGACATGTTTTGAGAGGTTAACTCGAAACTGGTTGTTACTAAACACAGGAAGAGGCTGAAAGAGAGGAGAAACAAGCTTTGGTTGACATTGGTCTGATATTATCAAAGCTAACTTCAAAGAAAACTGCAATGGTGAGTCTTTAACCATTAACTACTCCTCCTTCATTCTATATCAGTTGGATCACACTTAAGTCACGTGTTTCTAGGTCTCTGATGCATCACGCAATATCCAAGAACACGACGTACAGGAAGAGAAGAGATTGCAGGAACAGATGTCTTGTATGCAGCACGTGTCCATTGGCGCAAAGAAGGAACTGTGTGACTACTTAAAGAAAGCAAAAACCGAGTTCACGGAAAACACAATAGCTTCAGCAGAGTCTATCACAGTCATGGACCATTACCTAGAAGATTGGTACTGATTCCATCTAACTTCTAATACTTTCGATCCGCAATATAGTTTCTAATACAAAAATTGTCTGACTTTCAGCTTGGGAAGGGCCAATGAGTCTAAAAAAATGTGGGAGACCACAGAAGCAGGCGTAAAGAACCTTAACACGAAGTACCAACAAGAACTTAATGTCACAATGGGGTAACACAATCTCGTTCTGTATCTGCAACTTCTTTCTATGTTTCCTTCCACATCACTTGGTTGACAAAAAACTTTCTATGTATAGGGACATGGAGAAAGAAAATGACAAGCTGCAGGATGAGTTTACATCAACATTCTCCACAATGGATGCTAACTTTGTCACTAGGACTAATGAACTTCACGCAGCTGTTAATGGTAACAACACTAATACCTTTCTACCTAAGCCAGGCTTTGTCCCTTTCTTACTCAAAAAAGCGTACTAATCTATGGTTTTACAGACTCGTTGATGCAAGACCGTGAGAACAAAGAAGCAACGGATGCTATAGTGGAGACTTCCATGAAGCAGGTCACGTTATTGCAAGAGAAGCATGGACAAGGTGTATCAAACATTAGAGAGAAAGCAGAACAGTCTCTCATAAAAGACTATCAGGTACAGAACGCTAAGAATTGTATAGTGATGAGATTTATGACTAGATATGTAACAGTAAAGTTTTGTAATGTAATGGCCAGGTTGATCAACGCAAGAACGAAACGCCAAAGAAACTACCTATAACTGTGCCGAGCTTGGCGTCCATTGAGGAGATGAGGACTTTGCTGCCGAAGAATATTCTCGGTGAAGAGGACACAACAAGCATGGAGAAGAGATCAAGTAAACAGGGACAAGACGAAGCTAACGACAGAACTCC
This window encodes:
- the LOC103865597 gene encoding kinesin-like protein KIN-5B isoform X1; translated protein: MSFTPDVTRKSGVGVIPSPAPFLTPRPERRRPDSSSSSSFSSRLEREKEVNVQVLLRCRPLSEEEQKSNVPRVISCNELRKEVSVANKQVDRLFTFDKVFGPKAQQRSIYDQAIAPIVHEVLEGFSCTVFAYGQTGTGKTYTMEGGMRKKGGDLPAEAGVIPRAVRHIFETLESQKADYSMKVTFLELYNEEVTDLLAQEDSSSRSSSEDKQKKPVSLMEDGKGCVVLRGLEEEVVYSANDIYALLERGSSKRRTADTLLNKRSSRSHSVFTITVHIKEESMGDEELIKCGKLNLVDLAGSENILRSGSRDGRAREAGEINKSLLTLGRVINALVEHSSHIPYRDSKLTRLLRDSLGGKTKTCIIATISPSAHSLEETLSTLDYAYRAKNIKNKPEANQKLSKAVLLKDLYLELERMKEDVRAARDRNGIYIAQERYTQEEAEKKARTERIEQLENDLNLAEREASKFRGLYTTEKEKLLDVESDLKDCKRNLDNTNKELHDLKENYIQVISKLKEREAIISRMKASETTLIDRAKGLRSDLQHASNDISSLFTRLDQKDKLESENKSMLLKFGSQLDQNLKELHRTVLGSVSQQQQQLRTMEEHSHSFLAHKYDATRDLESRIGRTADTYTSGVAALKKLSEMLQKKASFDLHNMNSSIGSQIEAVEQLLTASAKEAAKVAEDIRDSLSDQKELLALAARQQEQGLIRSMRSAQEISNTASTIFSNIYNQAHSMVEAIGESQAEKSRQLAAFEMNFKEEAEREEKQALVDIGLILSKLTSKKTAMVSDASRNIQEHDVQEEKRLQEQMSCMQHVSIGAKKELCDYLKKAKTEFTENTIASAESITVMDHYLEDCLGRANESKKMWETTEAGVKNLNTKYQQELNVTMGDMEKENDKLQDEFTSTFSTMDANFVTRTNELHAAVNDSLMQDRENKEATDAIVETSMKQVTLLQEKHGQGVSNIREKAEQSLIKDYQVDQRKNETPKKLPITVPSLASIEEMRTLLPKNILGEEDTTSMEKRSSKQGQDEANDRTPFLEVNI
- the LOC103865597 gene encoding kinesin-like protein KIN-5B isoform X2; this encodes MSFTPDVTRKSGVGVIPSPAPFLTPRPERRRPDSSSSSSFSSRLEREKEVNVQVLLRCRPLSEEEQKSNVPRVISCNELRKEVSVANKQVDRLFTFDKVFGPKAQQRSIYDQAIAPIVHEVLEGFSCTVFAYGQTGTGKTYTMEGGMRKKGGDLPAEAGVINALVEHSSHIPYRDSKLTRLLRDSLGGKTKTCIIATISPSAHSLEETLSTLDYAYRAKNIKNKPEANQKLSKAVLLKDLYLELERMKEDVRAARDRNGIYIAQERYTQEEAEKKARTERIEQLENDLNLAEREASKFRGLYTTEKEKLLDVESDLKDCKRNLDNTNKELHDLKENYIQVISKLKEREAIISRMKASETTLIDRAKGLRSDLQHASNDISSLFTRLDQKDKLESENKSMLLKFGSQLDQNLKELHRTVLGSVSQQQQQLRTMEEHSHSFLAHKYDATRDLESRIGRTADTYTSGVAALKKLSEMLQKKASFDLHNMNSSIGSQIEAVEQLLTASAKEAAKVAEDIRDSLSDQKELLALAARQQEQGLIRSMRSAQEISNTASTIFSNIYNQAHSMVEAIGESQAEKSRQLAAFEMNFKEEAEREEKQALVDIGLILSKLTSKKTAMVSDASRNIQEHDVQEEKRLQEQMSCMQHVSIGAKKELCDYLKKAKTEFTENTIASAESITVMDHYLEDCLGRANESKKMWETTEAGVKNLNTKYQQELNVTMGDMEKENDKLQDEFTSTFSTMDANFVTRTNELHAAVNDSLMQDRENKEATDAIVETSMKQVTLLQEKHGQGVSNIREKAEQSLIKDYQVDQRKNETPKKLPITVPSLASIEEMRTLLPKNILGEEDTTSMEKRSSKQGQDEANDRTPFLEVNI